In the Apium graveolens cultivar Ventura unplaced genomic scaffold, ASM990537v1 ctg2986, whole genome shotgun sequence genome, one interval contains:
- the LOC141700856 gene encoding AT-hook motif nuclear-localized protein 24-like translates to MNYSSLALQIPNSMGYTNPTIINSEEHHSQPLPNTRMSNPGVGNDINNMGQSGENDIVASGGHFSFSRPRGRPRGSKNKVKENTIEMTSEMKSIVLEIPPGKDVIEWLKQFAHSRNIFMNVLGGSGMITDASISLISSVHPTIFSERLCLLSLTGPVGKISPSEPSGSCTLNAIFARTNGDVIGGTLWRLVTFGTMHVTALISKNPDVLVVCHANIA, encoded by the coding sequence ATGAATTACTCTTCACTTGCTCTTCAAATCCCAAATTCAATGGGCTACACTAATCCTACTATAATTAACAGCGAAGAACACCACTCTCAACCATTGCCAAACACTCGAATGTCTAATCCAGGAGTTGGTAATGATATAAATAATATGGGCCAGTCTGGTGAAAACGATATTGTGGCGTCTGGTGGTCATTTTTCATTCTCCAGGCCACGAGGACGTCCTCGTGGTTCAAAAAACAAGGTGAAAGAAAACACCATCGAAATGACTTCGGAAATGAAGTCTATTGTTCTTGAAATCCCGCCTGGGAAAGATGTCATTGAATGGCTGAAACAGTTTGCTCATTCAAGAAATATTTTTATGAATGTTCTGGGTGGTTCAGGAATGATTACAGATGCTTCCATAAGCCTCATCTCATCAGTACATCCAACAATATTTTCTGAGAGACTTTGCTTACTTTCTTTGACAGGGCCTGTAGGAAAAATATCTCCTTCGGAACCATCTGGTTCTTGCACTTTGAACGCTATATTTGCTAGGACGAATGGCGATGTCATTGGTGGGACGCTTTGGAGGCTTGTTACCTTTGGAACGATGCATGTGACTGCTCTTATTTCCAAAAATCCAGATGTCTTGGTTGTTTGTCATGCGAATATAGCTTAA